A single Musa acuminata AAA Group cultivar baxijiao chromosome BXJ2-1, Cavendish_Baxijiao_AAA, whole genome shotgun sequence DNA region contains:
- the LOC135598941 gene encoding uncharacterized membrane protein At1g75140-like, which yields MVAAAFLLLPLLLPPLVSSADAGSDPAALLDRHESQLRRLEALVESLYNTVATLQASLSSCPSGQSDHTFPSSAALPMDLETVTPVLAPPLAPAAPGSAGGQYSSGVSVTKHKTSWSERFQFAAAARLEAAATVAVVLPYEDLDGLSKYFAVGDTRGQVYVFSAAGDIIIELPSLSGSPVTSMLSYLSSRRNESLLFAGHADGSVTAHRLYESAANSDDWLTLSVGSSKPFIRGSRELDSPSISGLEVHQVGRARYIIASDGGGRIRVFTENGTLYGTAIASSPPLAFMKQRLLFLTETGAGSLDLRSMVVRETECEGLNGSIAKAYSFDSSERLKAYGFTAGGDLVHVVLLGDVAKLKCRVRAIRKSEIDGPLTIQTIKGYLLVASYDKISVYNISSQFYGRVGAPRPLFSVTIREIKSLFLNSEAAAYGPLDVKPLIAADREKLVVLGLGGGYIGIYRSNFPVFRVETNAVVWSGPVLLFLLFLIGIWQFYVKKKDSLGWTPEESFNAPGAPSSSLLGPGATERAFADGVRAGELRELRGGALRTPGRRYGSPTHYTGGPGIPYRSGTADPGFRGPGELKFRGQSMEPAGFAKRRETLFPNSQVADDNID from the coding sequence ATGGTGGCGGCTGCCTTTctcctccttcccctcctcctccccccgCTTGTCTCCTCCGCGGACGCCGGATCCGACCCTGCTGCCCTCCTCGATCGCCATGAGTCCCAGCTGCGCCGCCTTGAAGCCCTCGTCGAGTCCCTCTACAATACAGTCGCCACCCTACAGGCCTCCCTCTCATCCTGCCCCTCCGGTCAATCCGACCACACCTTCCCGTCGTCCGCTGCGCTCCCCATGGATCTGGAGACCGTCACCCCCGTCCTCGCACCGCCACTAGCGCCAGCGGCGCCCGGGAGCGCGGGCGGCCAATACTCCTCCGGCGTATCCGTGACCAAGCACAAGACCTCCTGGTCCGAGAGGTTCCAGTTCGCCGCAGCGGCGCGGCTGGAGGCCGCCGCCACCGTTGCCGTCGTGCTCCCGTACGAGGATCTCGACGGCCTCAGCAAGTACTTCGCCGTCGGCGACACCCGTGGCCAGGTTTATGTTTTCTCCGCCGCTGGCGATATCATCATCGAGCTCCCGTCCCTCTCTGGCTCCCCTGTGACCTCCATGCTCTCCTACCTGTCCTCCCGCCGCAACGAGAGCCTCCTCTTCGCTGGCCACGCCGACGGCTCCGTCACTGCCCACCGGCTCTACGAGTCTGCTGCTAATAGTGATGATTGGCTCACACTCTCGGTTGGTAGCTCCAAACCCTTCATCCGTGGATCCCGCGAGTTGGATTCCCCGTCGATCTCCGGCCTCGAGGTCCATCAGGTTGGTCGCGCTCGCTACATCATTGCATCAGATGGTGGCGGGAGGATCAGGGTTTTCACGGAGAATGGCACCCTCTATGGCACCGCTATTGCTTCTAGCCCGCCCCTGGCTTTCATGAAGCAAAGGCTTCTGTTCTTGACCGAGACGGGTGCTGGGTCGCTGGACTTGAGGTCTATGGTAGTGAGGGAGACTGAATGCGAGGGGCTAAATGGCTCCATTGCCAAAGCTTACTCCTTTGACTCGTCGGAGCGGCTAAAAGCATATGGTTTCACTGCTGGAGGTGACCTGGTCCACGTCGTGCTTCTTGGAGATGTAGCCAAGCTCAAGTGTCGGGTTCGGGCCATCAGGAAATCAGAGATTGATGGTCCTTTAACGATCCAAACCATCAAAGGTTATCTACTTGTTGCGAGCTATGACAAGATCTCGGTGTACAACATCTCGTCACAGTTCTATGGCAGGGTCGGGGCACCTCGGCCACTGTTCTCTGTAACGATCCGTGAGATCAAGTCCCTGTTCTTGAATTCAGAAGCTGCTGCATATGGGCCATTAGATGTGAAGCCATTGATAGCTGCAGATCGTGAAAAGCTTGTGGTTTTGGGGCTTGGTGGAGGGTACATTGGGATTTACAGGTCAAATTTTCCAGTTTTCAGAGTGGAGACTAATGCTGTCGTGTGGAGTGGTCCTGTTCttctgtttcttttgtttttgatTGGTATATGGCAGTTCTATGTGAAGAAAAAGGACTCCTTGGGGTGGACACCAGAGGAGTCCTTCAATGCTCCGGGTGCCCCATCGAGTAGTCTCTTGGGTCCTGGAGCCACTGAAAGAGCCTTTGCTGATGGTGTGAGGGCTGGCGAATTGAGGGAATTAAGGGGAGGAGCACTGAGAACTCCAGGTCGAAGGTATGGGTCTCCTACTCATTACACTGGAGGACCAGGGATACCATATAGGAGTGGCACTGCAGATCCTGGTTTTAGAGGTCCAGGGGAGCTGAAGTTTAGAGGGCAGAGCATGGAACCTGCAGGTTTTGCCAAGAGAAGAGAAACATTGTTTCCGAACAGCCAAGTTGCAGATGATAACATCGATTAA